In Raphanus sativus cultivar WK10039 unplaced genomic scaffold, ASM80110v3 Scaffold1131, whole genome shotgun sequence, a single genomic region encodes these proteins:
- the LOC108849477 gene encoding universal stress protein PHOS34, with translation MATGEEKPLMVVGLDESEQSTYALEWTLDRFFAPYAPNFPFKLLIIHAKLNAVSAVGFAGPGIAEVVPHVDADLKHTAAKVVDKAKGICESKSVHDATMEVFEGDARNILCEAVDKHHASLLVVGNHGHGAIKRAVMGSVSDYCAHHAHCSVMIVKKPKIKV, from the exons ATGGCTACCGGAGAGGAGAAACCGCTGATGGTCGTCGGTCTGGACGAAAGCGAGCAGAGCACCTACGCTTTGGAGTGGACGCTTGATCGTTTCTTCGCTCCTTATGCTCCGAATTTTCCGTTCAAGCTCTTAATCATCCACGCCAAACTTAACGCCGTCTCTGCCGTTGGTTTCGCTGGTCCCGGAATTGCGGAGGTTGTGCCTCATGTTGATGCAGATTTGAAGCATACCGCTGCTAAGGTTGTCGACAAGGCCAAAGGAATCTGTGAGAGCAAATCG GTTCATGACGCGACTATGGAAGTTTTCGAAGGCGATGCGAGGAATATCCTGTGCGAGGCTGTGGATAAACACCATGCTTCTCTTCTTGTTGTGGGAAACCATGGTCATGGAGCTATCAAGAG GGCGGTTATGGGGAGCGTGAGCGACTACTGTGCTCACCATGCGCATTGCTCCGTGATGATCGTGAAGAAGCCTAAGATCAAGGTCTGA
- the LOC108848516 gene encoding translocator protein homolog, with the protein MDSQDIRYRGGDDRDAATTAMAETDRKHADDNNNNNKGKRDQKRAMAKRGLKSLTVAVAAPVLVMLFETYFLGGYGNRARSSSWIPPPWVLHATRLASSGLMGLAAWLVWVDGGFHKKPNALYLYLAQFTLCLLWGPVTFVLGSGLAGLVVWLGQSAALFRCYKAFNEISPVAGNLVKLCLAFTAFVAAVNVKLAIA; encoded by the coding sequence ATGGATTCTCAGGACATCAGGTACCGTGGCGGAGACGACAGAGACGCTGCAACCACCGCTATGGCCGAGACGGACAGGAAACACGCTgacgacaacaacaacaacaacaaaggcAAACGCGATCAAAAGAGGGCGATGGCCAAACGCGGTCTTAAATCGCTTACGGTGGCGGTTGCGGCTCCTGTGCTCGTGATGCTCTTCGAAACGTATTTCCTCGGCGGCTACGGCAATCGTGCACGTTCCTCGTCGTGGATCCCGCCTCCGTGGGTCCTACACGCGACTCGTCTGGCGTCGAGCGGTCTGATGGGCTTGGCTGCGTGGCTCGTATGGGTGGACGGTGGATTCCACAAGAAGCCGAATGCTCTGTATCTTTACTTGGCTCAGTTTACGCTTTGTTTGCTTTGGGGTCCGGTTACTTTTGTGCTCGGGTCAGGATTAGCCGGGCTTGTGGTGTGGTTGGGTCAATCTGCGGCCTTGTTCAGATGCTACAAGGCCTTTAATGAGATCAGTCCGGTCGCTGGTAATCTAGTAAAGCTGTGTTTGGCTTTTACTGCGTTCGTTGCTGCCGTGAATGTAAAGCTTGCAATCGCCTGA
- the LOC130503787 gene encoding WD repeat-containing protein GTS1-like translates to MEVESQNRESCSAQRFGLKNSIPTNFGSDYVFQIVPKGDWTAIAVSLSTNSVKLYSPETAQYYGELKGHSDTVNQIEFSTNSPHLLHSCSSDGTIRSWDTRSFQQVACIDAADNGQEVFSFSFGGSADHLLAAGCKHQVCLWDWRNSKQVACLEESHMDDVTQVRFVPNNRNKLVSASVDGLICLFNTEGDINDDDHLDSVINVGTSVGKIGFLGDCYQKLWCLTHIETLSIWNWQDGSCEVNLEKARELASDRWSQDNVDYFVDCYCPGGEHLWVVGGTCAGTIGYFPVNYKSPGSIGPAQAILSGGHIDVVRSVLQMPSEYGGAAGLFGWTGGEDGRLCCWKSEDNSAAGNNNNRSWTSNELVVKPARNRQRNRHSPY, encoded by the exons ATGGAAGTGGAGTCTCAAAATCGTGAGTCTTGTTCGGCACAGAGATTTGGTCTGAAGAACTCAATTCCGACAAACTTCGGGTCGGACTACGTGTTCCAGATTGTCCCAAA AGGTGATTGGACGGCAATAGCGGTGTCCTTGTCGACGAACAGCGTAAAGCTATACTCGCCGGAGACAGCTCAATACTACGGAGAATTGAAAGGACACTCGGATACAGTAAACCAAATAGAGTTTTCAACCAACTCTCCACACCTTCTTCACTCTTGCTCCTCCGATGGTACCATCAGATCTTGGGACACCCGTTCTTTCCAGCAGGTAGCGTGTATTGATGCTGCTGATAATGGTCAAGAGGTCTTTAGCTTCTCCTTTGGAGGTTCTGCTGATCATCTTCTCGCTGCTGGATGCAAACACCAG GTTTGTCTTTGGGACTGGAGAAACTCTAAGCAAGTTGCTTGTCTTGAGGAATCCCACATGGACGATGTCACTCAG GTACGCTTTGTTCCTAACAATCGGAACAAACTTGTTTCTGCCTCTGTTGACGGTTTGATTTGTCTCTTCAACACTGAAGGTGATATCAACGACGATGACCATCTCGATTCt GTGATCAACGTGGGAACCTCAGTTGGCAAGATAGGTTTCCTTGGAGATTGCTATCAAAAGCTCTGGTGTCTCACTCACATTGAAACTCTTAG CATCTGGAACTGGCAAGATGGAAGCTGTGAAGTCAACCTTGAGAAAGCTCGGGAGCTTGCATCTGATCGCTGGAGTCAAGATAAT gttgACTATTTCGTTGATTGCTATTGTCCAGGGGGTGAACACTTATGGGTGGTAGGTGGAACCTGCGCTGGTACCATCGGTTATTTTCCGGTGAACTATAAAAGCCCTGGATCAATAGGCCCTGCTCAAGCCATTCTTAGTGGAGGTCACATAGATGTCGTCAGGAGCGTCTTGCAGATGCCAAGCGAGTATGGAGGAGCTGCAGGTTTATTCGGATGGACTGGTGGTGAAGATGGACGCTTATGTTGCTGGAAGTCCGAAGACAATTCTGCTGCTGGGAACAACAACAACCGATCTTGGACCTCAAACGAATTGGTCGTCAAGCCGGCAAGAAACCGCCAAAGAAACAGACACTCTCCTTACTAA